The following coding sequences are from one Pseudonocardia sp. HH130630-07 window:
- the nusA gene encoding transcription termination factor NusA codes for MNVDIPALRAIERDKEIPFETVLDAIETALLTAYRHTDGSHSQARVEVDRRTGVVRVLARDPSDAAEDGTPGPEFDDTPEGFGRIAATTARQVIVQRLRDAEHERTYGEFATKEGEVVAGVVQRDARANARGVVVVALGGSGGTEAVLPAAEQVPGEVYSHGDRIRCYVVGVTRGPRGTSITLSRTHPNLVRKLFALEVPEIVDGSVEIVSVAREAGFRSKIAVRSSRSGLNAKGACIGPMGARVRGVMGELAGEKIDIIDWSEDPAEFVGNALSPSKVVSVTVLDERARVARVVVPDFQLSLAIGKEGQNARLAARLTGWKIDIRSDADPGDPVGPGPDPVGASS; via the coding sequence GTGAACGTCGACATCCCCGCGCTGCGGGCCATCGAGCGGGACAAGGAGATCCCGTTCGAGACGGTGCTGGACGCCATCGAGACCGCGCTGCTCACCGCCTACCGGCACACCGACGGCAGCCACTCCCAGGCCCGGGTCGAGGTCGACCGGCGGACCGGCGTCGTCCGGGTGCTGGCCCGGGACCCCTCCGACGCGGCCGAGGACGGCACGCCGGGGCCGGAGTTCGACGACACCCCGGAGGGCTTCGGCCGGATCGCCGCCACCACGGCCCGCCAGGTGATCGTGCAGCGGCTGCGCGACGCCGAGCACGAGCGGACCTACGGCGAGTTCGCCACCAAGGAGGGCGAGGTCGTCGCCGGCGTCGTGCAGCGCGACGCCCGGGCCAACGCCCGCGGCGTCGTCGTGGTGGCGCTGGGCGGTTCCGGCGGGACCGAGGCCGTGCTGCCCGCCGCCGAGCAGGTACCCGGCGAGGTCTACAGCCACGGCGACCGGATCCGCTGCTACGTGGTCGGGGTGACCCGCGGCCCGCGGGGCACGTCGATCACGCTGTCGCGCACGCACCCCAACCTGGTGCGCAAGCTGTTCGCCCTGGAGGTCCCGGAGATCGTCGACGGCTCGGTCGAGATCGTCTCGGTGGCGCGGGAGGCGGGCTTCCGCTCCAAGATCGCGGTCCGCTCCTCGCGGTCCGGGCTCAACGCCAAGGGCGCCTGCATCGGCCCGATGGGGGCGCGGGTCCGTGGCGTGATGGGCGAGCTGGCCGGCGAGAAGATCGACATCATCGACTGGTCCGAGGACCCTGCGGAGTTCGTCGGCAACGCGCTGTCACCGTCGAAGGTGGTCTCGGTCACCGTCCTGGACGAGCGTGCCCGGGTCGCCCGGGTCGTCGTCCCCGACTTCCAGCTGTCCCTGGCCATCGGCAAGGAGGGCCAGAACGCCCGCCTCGCCGCCCGCCTGACCGGCTGGAAGATCGACATCCGGAGCGACGCCGACCCGGGTGACCCGGTCGGTCCCGGTCCCG
- a CDS encoding proline--tRNA ligase, translated as MLTRMSSLFLRTLREDPADAEVPSHKLLVRAGYVRRVAPGVYSWLPLGLTVLRRIENVVREEMNAMGGQEILFPALLPREPYEATNRWTEYGPALFRLKDRKGADYLLGPTHEELFALTVKGEYASYKDYPVVLYQVQTKYRDEERPRAGILRGREFLMKDSYSFDLADDGLAESYRRHRETYIRIFDRLGLRYVIVAATSGAMGGSASEEFLAESGTGEDTFVRGPGGYAANVEAVVTPAPPEIPLDGLPAAQVHHTPDTPTIETLVDYLNAHTERTFAAADTLKNVLVKTRQPGATDWELLGVGVPGDREVDMKRLEASLEPAQVELLEESDFARNAFLVKGYIGPGALAANGIRYLVDPRIVTGTAWVTGADKADHHVVDLVAGRDFTPDGTIEAAEVRAGDPAPEGGGVIEAARGIEIGHIFQLGRKYTDALSLDALGPDSKPIRITMGSYGIGVSRLVAAIAEQAHDERGLVWPRSVAPYDVHVVVAGKSAELLDGGEVLAAELQAQGLSVLLDDRKASPGVKFADAELVGVPTIVVVGRGLADGTIELKDRATGERSDIPREGAAAHVAGIVRGA; from the coding sequence GTGTTGACCCGGATGTCGTCGCTGTTCCTGCGCACCCTGCGTGAGGACCCGGCCGACGCGGAGGTGCCCAGCCACAAGCTGCTGGTCCGCGCCGGCTATGTCCGTCGCGTCGCCCCGGGCGTCTATTCCTGGCTGCCGCTCGGTCTCACGGTGCTCCGCCGCATCGAGAACGTGGTGCGCGAGGAGATGAACGCCATGGGCGGCCAGGAGATCCTGTTCCCGGCGCTGCTGCCGCGCGAGCCGTACGAGGCGACGAACCGCTGGACCGAGTACGGCCCGGCGCTGTTCCGGCTCAAGGACCGCAAGGGTGCGGACTACCTGCTGGGGCCCACGCACGAAGAGCTGTTCGCGCTCACCGTGAAGGGCGAGTACGCGTCCTACAAGGACTATCCCGTCGTGCTCTACCAGGTCCAGACCAAGTACCGCGACGAGGAGCGGCCCCGGGCCGGCATCCTGCGCGGCCGCGAGTTCCTGATGAAGGACTCCTACTCGTTCGACCTCGCCGACGACGGGCTCGCCGAGTCCTACCGGCGCCACCGCGAGACCTACATCAGGATCTTCGACCGGCTCGGCCTGCGGTACGTGATCGTGGCCGCGACGTCCGGCGCGATGGGCGGCTCCGCGTCCGAGGAGTTCCTCGCCGAGTCCGGCACCGGTGAGGACACCTTCGTGCGCGGGCCCGGCGGGTACGCCGCGAACGTCGAGGCCGTCGTCACGCCCGCGCCGCCGGAGATCCCGCTCGACGGGCTGCCCGCCGCGCAGGTGCACCACACCCCGGACACCCCCACCATCGAGACGCTCGTCGACTACCTGAACGCGCACACCGAGCGCACGTTCGCCGCGGCGGACACCCTGAAGAACGTGCTGGTCAAGACCCGGCAGCCGGGGGCAACGGACTGGGAGCTGCTCGGTGTCGGCGTGCCCGGCGACCGCGAGGTCGACATGAAGCGGCTGGAGGCCTCGCTCGAACCGGCGCAGGTCGAGCTGCTGGAGGAGTCCGACTTCGCTCGCAACGCGTTCCTGGTCAAGGGCTACATCGGCCCGGGGGCGCTGGCCGCGAACGGGATCCGCTACCTGGTCGACCCGCGGATCGTCACCGGGACGGCCTGGGTGACCGGCGCGGACAAGGCCGACCACCACGTCGTCGATCTCGTCGCGGGCCGTGACTTCACCCCGGACGGCACGATCGAGGCCGCGGAGGTCCGGGCCGGCGATCCCGCGCCGGAGGGCGGCGGGGTGATCGAGGCCGCCCGCGGCATCGAGATCGGCCACATCTTCCAGCTCGGCCGCAAGTACACCGACGCGCTCTCGCTCGACGCGCTGGGCCCGGACTCCAAGCCGATCCGGATCACCATGGGCTCCTACGGCATCGGCGTCTCGCGCCTGGTCGCGGCGATCGCCGAGCAGGCGCACGACGAGCGCGGCCTGGTGTGGCCGCGCTCGGTGGCGCCGTACGACGTGCACGTCGTCGTGGCGGGCAAGTCCGCCGAGCTGCTCGACGGGGGCGAGGTGCTGGCCGCGGAGCTGCAGGCGCAGGGCCTGTCGGTACTGCTCGACGACCGCAAGGCCAGCCCCGGCGTGAAGTTCGCCGACGCCGAGCTGGTCGGGGTGCCGACGATCGTGGTCGTCGGGCGCGGGCTGGCCGACGGCACGATCGAGCTGAAGGACCGGGCGACCGGCGAGCGCTCGGACATCCCGCGCGAGGGCGCCGCCGCCCACGTCGCCGGCATCGTCCGGGGGGCCTGA
- a CDS encoding secondary thiamine-phosphate synthase enzyme YjbQ gives MRSELIEIRTGSEETVVDLTDRIERFLSDAGAGDGLLNVFVPHATAGIAIIETGAGSDSDLLARLRELLPADDRWRHRHGSAGHGRDHVLPAFLPPVTTVPVLDGRPGLGTWQSVCLVDTNVDNPTRSVRFTFLPG, from the coding sequence GTGCGCAGCGAGCTGATCGAGATCCGCACCGGCTCCGAGGAGACCGTGGTCGACCTGACCGACCGGATCGAGCGTTTCCTGTCCGACGCCGGTGCCGGTGACGGGCTGCTCAACGTCTTCGTCCCGCACGCGACGGCCGGCATCGCGATCATCGAGACGGGTGCGGGCAGCGACTCCGACCTGCTCGCCCGGCTCCGCGAGCTGCTCCCGGCCGACGACCGGTGGCGGCACCGGCACGGGAGCGCCGGGCACGGCCGGGACCACGTGCTGCCCGCGTTCCTCCCGCCCGTGACGACGGTCCCGGTGCTCGACGGCCGTCCCGGCCTCGGGACGTGGCAGTCGGTGTGCCTGGTCGACACCAATGTGGACAACCCGACCCGCTCGGTGCGGTTCACCTTCCTGCCGGGCTGA
- a CDS encoding MFS transporter, with translation MPLGLVALALGGFGIGLTEFVIMGLLPEVAADLAVSEPVAGYLISGYALSVAIGGIALTAPLTRWNRRTVLLTLMVLFVLGNLMSALAPDYGALLAGRVVAALCHGAFFGIGAVVAADLVAPDRRAGAIATMFAGLTLANVLGVPFGTFLGQQFGWRSTFWAITAIGVVALVAIRLLVPSIAAGPARPGSVFAVFRRPQVWISAAVTVLGFGGMFGGFTYIAYTLTEVTGFASGTVPWLLVLFGAGLFAGNLLGGRAADRALTPTLVVLLAVLTVVLVAFALGAGSKPVTIVLLLLMGGVGFATVPGLQLRIMRHAGDDPTMASGANIAAFNLGNTLGAWLGGLTIGAGLGYTAPLWAGAAVTAAGLAVLLAATAGARRAATATGPVAVG, from the coding sequence GTGCCACTCGGACTGGTCGCACTCGCACTGGGCGGCTTCGGGATCGGGCTCACCGAGTTCGTGATCATGGGGCTGCTGCCGGAGGTGGCGGCGGATCTCGCCGTGAGCGAGCCGGTCGCCGGCTACCTCATCTCGGGCTACGCGCTGAGCGTCGCGATCGGCGGGATCGCGCTCACCGCCCCGCTCACCCGCTGGAACCGGCGCACCGTGCTGCTGACGCTGATGGTGCTGTTCGTCCTCGGCAACCTCATGTCGGCGCTGGCCCCGGACTACGGCGCACTGCTCGCCGGCCGGGTCGTCGCCGCGCTGTGCCACGGAGCGTTCTTCGGGATCGGCGCCGTCGTCGCGGCCGACCTGGTCGCCCCGGACCGGCGCGCCGGCGCCATCGCGACGATGTTCGCCGGGCTGACCCTCGCGAACGTGCTGGGGGTGCCGTTCGGGACGTTCCTGGGCCAGCAGTTCGGCTGGCGCTCGACGTTCTGGGCGATCACCGCGATCGGTGTCGTCGCGCTGGTCGCGATCCGGCTGCTCGTGCCGTCGATCGCGGCCGGTCCCGCGCGCCCCGGCTCGGTGTTCGCGGTGTTCCGGCGTCCGCAGGTGTGGATCTCGGCGGCGGTGACGGTGCTCGGCTTCGGCGGGATGTTCGGCGGCTTCACCTACATCGCCTACACCCTCACCGAGGTCACCGGCTTCGCCTCCGGCACCGTGCCGTGGCTGCTGGTGCTGTTCGGCGCCGGTCTGTTCGCCGGCAACCTGCTGGGGGGCCGGGCCGCGGACCGGGCACTGACGCCCACCCTGGTCGTCCTGCTCGCGGTGCTCACCGTCGTGCTCGTCGCGTTCGCGCTGGGGGCCGGCAGCAAGCCGGTGACGATCGTGCTGCTGCTGCTCATGGGCGGCGTCGGCTTCGCCACCGTCCCGGGCCTGCAGCTGCGCATCATGCGGCACGCCGGGGACGACCCGACGATGGCCTCCGGCGCCAACATCGCCGCCTTCAACCTCGGCAACACCCTCGGTGCCTGGCTGGGCGGGCTGACCATCGGGGCCGGCCTCGGCTACACCGCACCGCTCTGGGCGGGCGCCGCCGTCACCGCCGCCGGGCTGGCCGTCCTGCTGGCGGCCACCGCCGGTGCCCGCCGTGCCGCCACGGCGACCGGTCCGGTCGCCGTCGGCTGA
- a CDS encoding ferritin-like domain-containing protein encodes MTPARNPAQDDERPPSALVAIEALQRALACEHAAVWAYSSAAAFLPPDLAARASADLAAHRKLRQDAGDALTELNERPTSAQPAYRPPQPVVDPLSAGVLLVTAEDDAVAAWRSLVERAPNADMREAGLTRMTECTVRCAFWRRTTEQSPAIPVFPGRTQR; translated from the coding sequence ATGACCCCCGCCCGGAACCCGGCGCAGGACGACGAGCGGCCGCCGTCGGCACTGGTCGCGATCGAGGCGTTGCAGCGGGCGCTGGCCTGCGAGCACGCCGCGGTGTGGGCGTACTCCTCGGCCGCGGCGTTCCTCCCGCCGGATCTCGCCGCGCGGGCGTCCGCCGATCTCGCGGCGCACCGCAAGCTCCGCCAGGACGCCGGGGACGCGCTCACCGAGCTGAACGAGCGGCCGACCTCGGCGCAGCCCGCCTACCGCCCGCCGCAGCCGGTCGTCGACCCGCTGTCCGCCGGGGTCCTGCTGGTGACCGCCGAGGACGACGCCGTCGCCGCCTGGCGGTCGCTGGTCGAGCGCGCCCCGAACGCGGACATGCGCGAGGCCGGGCTGACCCGGATGACCGAGTGCACGGTCCGCTGCGCCTTCTGGCGGCGGACGACCGAGCAGAGCCCGGCGATCCCGGTCTTCCCCGGCCGCACCCAGCGCTGA
- a CDS encoding aminotransferase class V-fold PLP-dependent enzyme, which produces MGETITVFGREFPRRPGYLNTASIGIPPVDAAAVLVDTVRRWSAGETAPPEFDDAVETARAGFAAIVGVPVADVAQGATAAGLIGPLAAAVPDGARVLVAAGDFASVTRPFAQQAHRGVRVTEVPLDQLAAHAPEHDLVAVSVVQSADGRIADVDALTAVRERHGVRLLFDVTQAAGWLPLRLDRADAVVGAGYKWLLAPRGAAWLAQRPSWVLGPPAGQRWPDVVRHGAGWYGTVERWGGGLYTPDAAARPGPAGGEDSPVWFAHAGAALTVPWLASLDPEALRAHCAGPADALRERLGTGPTGSAVVSVRADGAADRLAAAGITAAVRGGAARLAFHLSNTVDDAELAAPALLS; this is translated from the coding sequence ATGGGAGAGACGATCACCGTGTTCGGCCGGGAGTTCCCCCGCCGGCCCGGCTACCTGAACACGGCGAGCATCGGCATCCCGCCGGTGGACGCGGCCGCGGTGCTCGTCGACACGGTGCGGCGCTGGTCGGCCGGGGAGACGGCGCCGCCGGAGTTCGACGACGCGGTCGAGACGGCGCGCGCCGGGTTCGCGGCGATCGTCGGCGTCCCGGTGGCCGACGTGGCCCAGGGCGCGACGGCGGCGGGCCTGATCGGGCCGCTGGCCGCCGCGGTGCCCGACGGGGCGCGGGTCCTCGTGGCGGCCGGCGACTTCGCCTCGGTGACGCGGCCGTTCGCCCAGCAGGCGCACCGCGGGGTGCGGGTGACCGAGGTGCCGCTGGACCAGCTCGCGGCGCACGCCCCGGAGCACGATCTCGTCGCCGTCTCGGTGGTGCAGTCCGCCGACGGCCGGATCGCCGACGTCGACGCCCTGACGGCGGTGCGCGAGCGGCACGGCGTCCGGCTGCTGTTCGACGTCACCCAGGCCGCCGGCTGGCTGCCGCTGCGGCTGGACCGGGCGGACGCCGTCGTCGGGGCGGGGTACAAGTGGCTGCTCGCGCCGCGCGGGGCGGCCTGGCTGGCGCAGCGGCCGTCGTGGGTGCTCGGCCCGCCGGCGGGGCAGCGGTGGCCGGACGTCGTCCGGCACGGCGCCGGCTGGTACGGCACGGTCGAACGGTGGGGCGGTGGCCTCTACACGCCGGACGCCGCCGCCCGGCCCGGCCCGGCCGGCGGTGAGGACTCACCGGTGTGGTTCGCCCACGCGGGGGCGGCGCTCACCGTGCCGTGGCTGGCGTCGCTGGATCCGGAGGCGTTGCGGGCGCACTGCGCCGGCCCGGCCGACGCGCTGCGCGAGCGGCTCGGGACGGGACCCACCGGTTCGGCCGTCGTGTCGGTGCGGGCCGACGGTGCCGCGGACCGGCTGGCCGCGGCCGGGATCACCGCTGCGGTCCGGGGCGGTGCGGCCCGGCTGGCGTTCCACCTGAGCAACACCGTCGACGACGCCGAACTCGCCGCGCCCGCCCTGCTGTCCTGA
- the rimP gene encoding ribosome maturation factor RimP, which yields MRSPDPDQLADQLRGVLEPVVTAAGLEIDAVEVRTAGRRHAVKLVVDLPESSDATGIDLDDIARLSRSAATELDPHEHLIEGSYTLEVTSPGTDRPLTTPRHWRRNFLRLARISLTDGAELHARIGRAGAERVQVAIPGKKQPEPRELAYAEISHAQVQVEFKPAPAAEVALLDPERAAADGTTTSSTSSTDPSGSEENR from the coding sequence ATGCGCAGTCCGGACCCCGACCAGCTGGCCGACCAGCTGCGCGGCGTGCTCGAGCCGGTGGTCACCGCCGCCGGGCTGGAGATCGACGCCGTGGAGGTCCGCACCGCCGGGCGGCGGCACGCGGTCAAGCTCGTCGTCGACCTCCCGGAGAGCTCGGACGCCACCGGGATCGACCTCGACGACATCGCCCGGCTGAGCCGCAGCGCGGCCACCGAGCTCGACCCGCACGAGCACCTCATCGAGGGCTCCTACACGCTCGAGGTCACCTCCCCGGGGACCGACCGCCCGCTCACCACCCCGCGGCACTGGCGTCGGAACTTCCTGCGGCTGGCCCGGATCTCGCTGACCGACGGCGCCGAGCTGCACGCCCGGATCGGCCGGGCCGGCGCCGAGCGGGTGCAGGTCGCGATCCCGGGCAAGAAGCAGCCCGAGCCGCGCGAGCTCGCCTACGCCGAGATCAGCCACGCCCAGGTGCAGGTCGAGTTCAAGCCGGCGCCGGCCGCCGAGGTCGCGTTGCTCGACCCGGAGCGCGCCGCCGCGGACGGCACCACCACGAGCAGCACCAGCAGCACAGACCCGAGCGGATCCGAGGAGAACCGGTGA
- a CDS encoding PPOX class F420-dependent oxidoreductase, with protein sequence MGDEQHELLRDAKQGVLATIKRSGMPQLSPVTPHYDREAGTIGVSMTDGRAKTANLRRDPRAALSVESADGRAWATAEGPVELIGPDDSPDGPAVRALVDWYRAAAGEHPDWDEYREVMVRDRRVLMVMRVQRVYGERV encoded by the coding sequence ATGGGAGACGAACAGCACGAACTGCTCCGCGACGCGAAGCAGGGCGTCCTCGCCACGATCAAGCGCAGCGGGATGCCGCAGCTCTCGCCGGTCACGCCGCACTACGACCGCGAGGCCGGCACGATCGGCGTGTCGATGACCGACGGGCGGGCGAAGACCGCGAACCTGCGTCGCGACCCACGCGCGGCGCTGTCGGTCGAGAGCGCCGACGGGCGGGCCTGGGCCACCGCGGAGGGCCCGGTCGAGCTCATCGGCCCGGACGACTCGCCGGACGGTCCCGCGGTCCGGGCGCTGGTCGACTGGTACCGGGCCGCCGCCGGGGAACACCCGGACTGGGACGAGTACCGCGAGGTCATGGTCCGCGACCGGCGGGTCCTGATGGTCATGCGGGTGCAGCGGGTCTACGGCGAGCGCGTCTGA